Below is a genomic region from Mycolicibacter hiberniae.
AGCACTCAGCGACATCATCTGAGGTGCACGCCCGTGCCTCGTGGCCTCTGTCCGAACCGACCCTGACGTACTTCCCCAACGTCAGGTTCGCGCCGTCGGGCAGGGACCTCGAGGCAAGGGCTGCCGACCGCGCATTTCACGGGGCGCAACGGGGAGGTGCTGCTGTGGCCGAGCAGGGCGAATTCGGACACGTGCCGGTTCTGCTGGAGCGCAGCGTGCAGCTGCTGGCGCCGGCCTTGACCAGGCAGTCGGCCGACGGCGACGGCGCCACCCTGGTCGACGCCACGCTGGGAGCCGGCGGGCACACCGAGCGGTTTCTCACCGAGTTCCCCGGCCTGCGCGTCATCGGGCTCGACCGTGACACCACCGCACTGTCCATCGCGGGCGCGCGGCTGGCCAGGTTCTCCGATCGCCTCACCATGGTGCACACCCGCTACGACGGAATCGCCGCCGCGCTGGCCGAATCGGGACTGGCCCCCACCGGATCGGTGGACGCGGTGTTGTTCGACCTCGGGGTGTCCTCGATGCAGCTCGACCGGGCGGAGCGCGGATTCTCCTACGCCCAGGACGCGCCGTTGGACATGCGGATGGACCCGGACGGCGAACTGACCGCCGCCGACATCGTGAACACCTATGACGCCGCGGCGCTCACCGACATTCTGCGCCGCTACGGCGAGGAGCGGTTTGCGGCGCGGATCGCCTCCCACATCGTGCGTCGCCGGGCCCAGACGCCGTTCACCTCGACCGGGCAGCTGACGGAGCTGCTCTACGAGGCGATCCCGGCACCGGCGCGGCGAACCGGCGGGCATCCGGCCAAGCGCACGTTTCAGGCGTTGCGGATCGCGGTCAACGGCGAGTTGGACTCGCTGCGGGCCGCGCTGCCGGCGGCGCTGGACGCGCTGACGGTGGGGGGACGGGTGGCGGTGATGGCCTACCAGTCGTTGGAGGACCGCATCGTCAAACAGCTGTTCGCCGCGGCGACGGCGTCGCGCACGCCGGTCGGTCTGCCGGTCGAATTGCCGGGTGACGAACCGAAATTCATCAGTCTGACCAGAGGTGCCGAGCGGGCTGAGGCCGATGAGGTCGAGCGCAACCCGCGAGCGGGGTCGGTGCGGCTACGTGCCGTCGAGCGCGTGCAGGCCGGGCCGATCGTGGCATCGAGGGGGAAGTGATGGCGACCAAGCGCACCGCGGGGGCACGGCAGGGCGACCGCGGTCCCGGGCCCGAGGGCATGCCCCGCACCGGCTCACGCCGGGGTGGCGACGCTGCGCAGTCCCGGGGCCCGCGCCGGCAGCGCGGGACCGCGCCCGCACCGGGCCGGGAGCCGCGACCGCGCACCGGACCGCAGCGGGCGGCATCGCCTCGCCCCGATGCCCGGGCGGTTCCGCCGAAGAGCACCAAGCAGGCGAAGGCCCGTGCCAAGGCGCGAAAGGCCAAAGCCCCCAAGGTGGTCCGCGTACCGCTGCGGGAACGGCTCATCGCCCGGTTGGCCTCGGTCGACCTGCGGCCACGCACCCTGGCGGCCAAGGTTCCGTTCGTGGTGCTGGTCATCGGTGCGCTGGGCATCGGGCTGGGAATCACGCTGTGGCTCTCGACAGACGCCGCCGAGCGCTCCTACGAGTTGGGCAACATCCGGGAGCGCAACCGGGTGCTGTTGCAGCAGAAGGAAGCACTCGAACGCGACGTCCTCACGGCCGAGTCGGCGCCCGCGCTGGCCGAGGCCGCGCGCGAACTGGGCATGATCCCCAGCCGCGACACCGCGCATCTGGTTCAGGACCCGGTCGGCAACTGGGTGGTCGTCGGCGTGCCGAAGCCTGCTGAGGGGGCACCGCCGCCGCCGCTGAACATCAAGTTGCCCGACGACTCGGCGCCGCCGGCCGAGGTGCCGGTGCGGCTGCCGTTCACCGAGCCCAAGCCGGACAGTCGCCATCTGCGCGGCGGTTTCCCGCCTGCCGCGGTGACACCCGGTGCGCCGCTGACTATTCCGGGCCTGCCCGGCGCGCCCGGTACGCCGGTCCGCGGACCGTTGCCCGGGCCCAGCGCGCAGGAGATTCCGCACCTGCCGACACCGGCCGTCCCGACCGCCGGTGTCCCGCCTGTGCTGCTGCCGTCCGGGACGGCGGTGCCGCCCGAGACGGTGGTCCCGCTGGAGCGGCCGGTCGCGCCGACAGTGGCGCTGCCACCGGTGAGCACCGGAGTCGTGCGATGAGACGGGCCGCGCGGGGGAGCGGCCCGACACGTCGTGACGAAGGTCCGGCCGCGGCCGGCAAGCGAAAAACCCGCCGCGCGGCCACCGCCAAAGCAGGCAAGGCCGCCAAGGCCGGCAAGGAGACGAAAGTGGCTCCGGCGACCGAGCATTCGGCTCGCGAACGCCGGACCCGCCCGGTCGCCGAACTGGGCGTGCGCAGTGCGTCGTTCGTCTTCCGGCACCGCGTCGGCAACGCGGTCATCTTCCTGGTGCTGGCGTTGTCGGCGGCCCAGCTGTTCTCCCTGCAGGTTCCTCGTGCCTCCGGGCTGCGGGCCGAGGCCGCCGGGCAACTCAAGGTCACCGACGTTCAGCAGGCGTTGCGCGGCGACATCATCGACCGCACCGGGGACAAGCTCGCGTTCACCATCGAGGCCCGCGCGTTGTCCTTCCAGCCGGCCAAGATCCGCAAGCAACTCGCCGAAGCCAAGAAGAAGGACCCGTCGGCCCCCGATCCCGAGCTGCGGCTGCAGGAGATCGCCAAAGAGGTCTCCCAGCGACTCGGCAACAAGCCCGACGCCGCCGCGTTGCTCAAGAAGCTGCGCAGCGACGAGACCTTCGTGTACCTGGCTCGGGCCGTCGACCCCGCGGTGGCCGAGGTGATCACCGAGAAATGCCCCGAGGTCGGCAGCGAGCGCCAGGATCTGCGGCAGTATCCGGGCGGTTCGCTGGCGGCCAACATCATCGGCGGCATCGACTGGGACGGCCACGGCCTGCTGGGCCTGGAGGACTCGATGGACGCCGTGCTGGCCGGCACCGACGGGTCGATCACCTACGACCGGGGTTCGGACGGTGTGGTGATCCCGGGCAGTTACCGCAACCGCCATCGGGCGGTCAACGGGTCGACGGTCCAGCTCACCATCGACGACGACATCCAGTTCTACGTCCAGCAGCAGGTGCAGCAGGCCAAGAACCTCTCCGGCGCCCACGACGTCACGGCGGTGGTGCTCGACGCGCACTCCGGTGAGGTGCTGGCCATGGCCGGCGACAACACCTTCGACCCGTCCCAAGACATCGGGCGCCAGGAGGATCGCGAACTCGGCAACCGGGCGGTGTCGTCGCCGTTCGAGCCGGGCTCGGTCAACAAGATCGTCACGGCCGCCTCGGTCCTCGAATACGGGCTCGGTCACCCCGACGAGGTCCTGCAGGTACCCGGCTCGATCAACATCGCCGACGTCACCGTCCGGGATGCCTGGGAACACGGCGTCGTGCCCTACACCATGACCGGAATCTTCGGGAAGTCCTCCAACGTCGGCACTCTGATGCTGGCGCAACGGGTGGGCCCCGAGCGCTGGTTCGACATGGTGGAGAAGTTCGGCCTGGGTCAGCGCACCGGGGTGGCCCTGCCCGGTGAGAGCGCCGGTCTGGTCCCGCCGGTGGACCAATGGTCGGGCAGCTCCTTTGCCAACCTGCCGATCGGCCAGGGTCTGTCGATGACGCTGCTGCAGATGGCCGGGATGTACCAGGCGATCGCCAACGACGGCCTGCGCATCCCGCCACGCATCATCAAGGCCACCATCGGCCCCGACGGCGCGCGCGCCGAAGAGCCGCGGCCCGAGGGCATCCGGGTGGTCTCGGAGCAGACCGCGGCGACGGTGCGCAACATGCTGCGCTCGGTGGTGCAGCGCGATCCCACCGGCGTGCAGCAGGGCACCGGTTGGCAGGCCGCGGTCGACGGCTATCAGATCGCCGGAAAGACCGGTACCGCACAGCAGATCAACCCGGCCTGCGGCTGCTACTACGACGACGTCTACTGGATCACCTTTGCCGGGATAGCCCCGGCGGACAATCCGCGCTACGTCATCGGGCTGATGATGAACAACCCCCACCGTGCCGCGGACGGCTCGCCCGGCACCTCGGCGGCGCCGCTGTTCCACAACATCGCCGGCTGGCTGCTGCAGCGCCACAACGTCCCGCTGTCGCCCGATCCCGGCCCGCCCCTGGTCCTGCAGGCGATGTAGTCCACTGGGCTCTGCAAAAGACAGACCCGAGCGGCCCAAGCCCGATCGCCTGCGCTGCGGACACCGCCCGCCTAGGTAGTCTCAGGGCCGATCCGGACGACCCGGCCGGCAGCACAGGGAGGTGATGGCTGGTGCCTGCTCTGCGCCCCGATGCCGGTGCCGGCTCATCGCTGCGCGCACTCGCCGCCCAGATCGGGGCGGTCGCGGTCACCGGCGACGTGGTGCCGGAGCTGCCGATCACCGGGCTGACCCTGCGCGCCCAGGGCGTCCGGCCCGGCGACCTGTTCGCAGCGCTCCCGGGCGCGAGCACCCACGGTGCGCGGTTTGCGCCCGACGCGCTCGCGCGGGGTGCGGTGGCGGTGCTCTCCGACGGGGCCGGGGCCGCCCTGATCGCCGAGCACGCTGTTGCGTCCGGGGTCCCGGTGTTGGTGCATCCGGCGCCTCGTGCCGTGCTCGGCGAGCTGGCGGCGCAGGTCTACGGGCATCCCTGCGAGCGGGTCACCGTCATCGGCATCACCGGGACATCGGGCAAGACCACCACCACCTATCTGGTGGAAGCCGGACTGCGGGCCGCGGGCCGCATCGCCGGTCTGATCGGCACGGTCGGTGTCCGCATCGACGGCGCCGACCTGCCCAGCGCCCTGACCACCCCCGAGGCGCCCGCGCTGCAGGCCCTGCTGGCCGCGATGGCCCAGCGCGGCGTGGACACCGCCGTCATGGAGGTCTCCAGCCATGCCCTGACGTTGGGCCGGGTCGACGGCACCCGTTTCGCGGTGGGCGCCTTCACCAATCTGTCGCGTGATCATCTGGACTTCCACCCGAGCATGGCGGACTACTTCGAGGCCAAGGCCCGGCTGTTCGACCCGGCGTCGCCCCTGCATGCCGCCCGGTCGGTGGTCTGCGTGGACGACGACGCCGGCGCGGCGATGGCGGCACGCGCGAACGCGCCGGTCACCGTCAGCGCCACGGGCCGTCCGGCGGACTGGAGTGTGGAGCAGGTGCGTTCCGGCGGATCGCGCGGGCGCGAGTTCGTGGCCGTCGATCCCGCCGGGGTGCACCATCGGATCGGCATCGGATTGCCCGGGGACTACAACATCGCCAACACCCTTGTGGCACTGGCTGTTCTCGACGCGGTGGGGGTGTCGCCGGAACAGGCCGCGCCCGGTCTGCGGGCCGCGCGGGTGCCGGGACGCATGGAGCCCATCGACCGGGGCCAGGACTTTTTGGCGCTGGTCGACTACGCGCACAAACCCGGGGCGCTGGCGGCGGTGCTGGCGACGCTGCGCCACGAGCTGCGCGACACCTCCGGACGGCTGGCCGTGGTGTTCGGCGCGGGCGGCGACCGCGACGCCGGCAAACGAGCGCCGATGGGCCGCATCGCCGCAGACACCGCCGATCTGGTGGTCGTCACCGACGACAATCCGCGCGGGGAGGATCCCGGCGAGATCCGGCGCGCGGTTCTGGCCGGGGCCGCGCAGGGCAGCGCCGAGGTGGTCGAGATCGGCGACCGGCGGGCGGCGATCGAGCACGCGGTGGCGTGGGCGCGGCCCGGCGACGTGGTGCTGGTCGCGGGCAAGGGACACGAGACCGGGCAGACCGCCGGCGGGCACACCGCAACGTTCGACGACCGCGTGGAGCTGGCCCAGGCGCTGGAAGCGCGCGAGCAGCACCGATGATCGCGCTGACCGTCGCGCAGGTCGCCGAGATCGTCGGCGGACGGCTGGCCGACATCACCCCCGAGAAGGCCGAGCGCACCATCGTCACCGGCACGGTGGAGTTCGATTCCCGCCGGATCACCCCGGGCGCGCTGTTCCTGGCCCTGCCCGGTGCCCGCTCCGACGGTCACGACCACGCGGCGTCGGCGGTCGAGGCCGGCGCGGTGGCGGTGTTGGCGGCGCGCCCGGTCGGCGTGCCGGCCATCGTGGTCAGTCCCGGAGATGCGGCCTCCGACAGCCGATCCGGTGCCCTCGAACACGACGACCCGGCGGGATCCGGTGCCGCGGTGCTGGCCGCGCTGGCCAAACTGGCCGCCGCGGTCTCGGCCACCCTGGTCGCCGGCGGGCTGAAGATCATCGGCGTGACCGGCTCCTCGGGCAAGACCTCGACCAAGGATCTGATCGCCGCGGTGCTTGCGCCGCTGGGCGAGGTGGTCGCGCCGCCCGGGTCGTTCAACAACGAGCTGGGGCATCCCTGGACGGTGCTGCGGGCCGACGAGAGCACCGACTTCCTGGTGCTGGAGCTCTCGGCGCGTCATCGCGGCAACATCGCGGCGCTCGCGGCGATCGCCCCGCCGCAGATCGCGGTGGTACTCAACGTCGGGACCGCGCACCTGGGTGAGTTCGGTTCGCGCGAAGCGATAGCCCAGACCAAAGCCGAACTGGTCCAAGCTGTTCCAGAGTCCGGTGTGGCGATCCTCAACGTCGACGACTCCGCGGTTGCGGCGATGGCCGACCAGACTGTGGCCCGGGTGGTGCGGGTCAGCCGTTCGGCTCCGGCCGATGTCTGGGCCGGACCGGTGGTGCTCGACGAGCTGGCTCGTCCGCGGTTCACCCTGCACTACGGGCCCCAGGGTGCGAACGGCGTCGCCGTTGCGCTCGGGGTCTCCGGCGATCACCAGGTGAGCAACGCGCTGTGTGCCGCGGCGGTCGCCCGCGAATGCGGCGCCACGCCGCAACAGGTGGCCGACGCCCTGGCCGGGGCCGGACCGGCCTCGCGACACCGGATGCAGGTCAGCACCCGCGCGGACGGCGTGATCGTGATCGACGACTCCTACAACGCCAACCCGGATTCCATGCGGGTGGCGCTGCAGGCGCTGGCCTGGATCGCCCGCACGGAGCCGGCGCCCGGTTCACCCACGCCCGCCGGCAGGCGGCGCAGCTGGGCGGTGCTCGGCGAGATGGCCGAGCTGGGCGAGGACGCGATATCTGAGCATGACCGCATCGGACGGCTCGCGGTGCGCTTAGATGTGTCTCGTCTCATTGTCGTCGGAGTTGGGAGATCGATGGGCGCGATGCTGCACGGCGCGGTCATGGAGGGTTCGTGGGGCGCCGAGGCCACTGCGGTCCCCGACGTCGATGCCGCCCTGGCCCTGTTGCGCGCCGAACTACAGGCCGGAGACGTGGTGCTGGTCAAGGCGTCGAACTCCGCCGGGCTGACTGCGCTGGCGCAGGCACTGGCCGCCGATGACGCAGGAGAGCGCCGATGATCATGATCCTGATCGCGGCCGGTGTCGCGCTGCTGGTCGCGATCCTGCTGACCCCGGTGCTGATCCGGGTGTTCACCAAGCAGGGATTCGGTCAGGAGATCCGCGAGGACGGCCCGGCCAGCCACCACAGTAAGCGCGGGACTCCGTCGATGGGCGGTGTGGCCATCGTGGCGGGGATCTGGGCGGGCTACCTGACCGCCGAACTGGCCGGCCTGGTGTTCTACGGCACCGGGCCGACGGCCTCAGGGCTGCTGGTGCTCGGGCTGGCGACCGCGCTGGGCGGAGTCGGCTTCGTCGACGACATGATCAAGATCCGCCGCTCCCGCAACCTCGGGTTGAATAAGACCGCCAAGACCATCGGGCAGGTCACCGCGGCCACGCTGTTCGGTCTGCTGGTGCTGTGCTTCCGCAACAGCTCCGGGCTGACCCCGGGCAGTCTGCAACTGTCCTATGTCCGCGACATCGCCACGGTCACATTGCCCCCCGCATTGTTCGTGCTGTTCGTCATCGTGATCGTCAGCGCCTGGTCGAACGCGGTCAACTTCACCGACGGCCTGGACGGGCTGGCCGCCGGATCGATGGCGATGGTCAGCGCCGCCTATGTGTTGATCACCGTCATGCAGCACCGCAACGCCTGTGCGATCGCGCCCGGCCTGGGCTGCTACAACGTGCGCGACCCGCTGGACCTGGCGCTGATCGCCGCCGCCACCGCGGGTGCCTGCATCGGCTTCCTGTGGTGGAACGCCGCGCCGGCGAAGATCTTCATGGGCGACACCGGGTCGCTGGCGCTGGGCGGGGTGATCGCCGGCATGTCGATCACCACCCGCACCGAGATCCTGGCGGTGGTGCTCGGCGGGCTGTTCGTCGCCGAGATCACCTCGGTGGTCATCCAGATCGTGGCGTTTCGCAGCACCGGCCGCCGGGTGTTCCGGATGGCCCCGTTCCATCACCACTTTGAGCTGGCCGGCTGGGCCGAGACCACCGTGATCATCCGGTTCTGGCTGCTCACCGCCATTGCCTGCGGCTTGGGCGTCTCCATGTTCTATGGCGAGTGGTTCACCGTCGTAGGTGGCTGAGGTGTCACCCGAACCGGGCCCGGACGGGCTGAGCGTGCTGTCTCCCGGCGCGCGGGTGCTGGTCGCCGGGGCCGGGGTGACCGGCCGGGCAGTCCTGACCGCGTTGGCGCCTTTGGGTCTGGAGCTGACCCTGTGCGACGACAACGTCGCCGCGCTGGGCGACCACCAGGTCAGCGGCTGCAGCCCGGCGGCGGCTGCGGCGCAGATCGGCGACTATGCGCTGGTGGTCACCAGCCCCGGATTCGACCCGGCCACTCCGCTGCTCGCCGCCGCCGTGGCAGCCGGGGTGCCGATCTGGGGGGACGTGGAGCTGGCGTGGCGACTCGACGCCGCCGGCCGTTACGGGCCGCCGCGGCGCTGGCTGGTGGTCACGGGCACCAACGGCAAAACCACCACCACCTCGATGCTGTACGCCATGTTGACTGCCGCGGGCATGCCTGCTCAGTTGTGCGGCAACATCGGCAACCCGGTCCTGGACGTCTTGTCGTCGGCACCCGAGCGCGCGGATGAGGTGCTGGCTGTCGAGCTGTCCAGTTTCCAGCTGCACTGGGCCCCGTCGCTGCGTCCAGAGGCGGGTGTGGTGCTCAACATCGCCGAGGACCACCTGGACTGGCACGGCAGCATGGCCGCCTACACCGCTGCCAAGGCGCGTGCGCTGAGTGGCCGGGTGGCGGTGGCCGGTATGGACGACGCCCGTGCCGCGGCCGTGCTGCAGACGTCGGAGGCGCCGGTCAAGGTGGGCTTTCGGCTCGGCGAACCCGCATCGGGGGAGCTCGGGGTCCGCGACGGCATGCTGGTCGACCGGGCCTTCGCCGCCGGGGACGTGGTGCTGGCGCCGGTGGCGACGCTGCCGGTGTCCGGGCCGGTGGGGATTCTCGATGCGTTGGCGGCGGCGGCGCTGGCGCGCAGTGTCGGCGTGCCGCCGCAGGCGATCGCCGACGCGCTGGCGTCCTTCCAGGTCGGTCGGCATCGCGCCGAACTCGTCGTCGTCGACGGCGGTGTTCGCTACGTCGACGACTCCAAGGCCACCAATCCGCACGCCGCCGAGGCGTCGGTGCTGGCTCACCCCCGGGTGGTCTGGGTCGCCGGTGGGCTGCTCAAGGGCGCCGCGATCGAGCCGACGGTCGCCCGGATCGCCGATCGCCTGGCCGGGGCCATCCTGATCGGCCGGGATCGCGCCGAGGTTGCCAAGGCGTTATCACGACACGCACCGGATGTTCCGGTCGTCCACGTTGTGACAGGCGAGGATGGTGGTATGGCTGATGCTGCTGTGTCTCCAGTTACTCGTGTGGTTCAAGTGGCGGATGGGCTCCAGGAGTCGCTCGGCTCCCGGGTGATGACAGCGGTGGTGGCCGCCGCCCGCGGCTTGGCCCGCCCCGGCGACACGGTGCTGCTGGCACCGGCGGGGGCATCCTTCGACCAGTTCGCCGGCTACGGCGCCCGGGGCGACGCCTTCGCGGCCGCCGCCCGGGCAGCGGCGGGATCGGTGTGATCGGGCTGCTGGCCCGGCTGCGGCGCGGTGCCGGGCCCGCAGACGCAGCTTCGGCAGACGCGGCGACCGAAGACATTGCGCCGGCAGAGCCCCGCACCCGCTTCGGCGCCTGGCTGGGCCGGCCGATGACATCGTTTCACCTGATCGTGGCCGTTGCCGCGCTGCTGACCACCCTCGGGCTGATCATGGTGCTGTCGGCCTCGGGGGTGGAGTCTTACGGCGTCGACGGGTCGGCGTGGCTGATCTTCGGCAAGCAGGTGCTGTGGACGGTGATCGGGCTCTTCGGCTGCTACGTGGCGTTGCGCATGCCGGTCCGCTTCATGCGCCGCATGGCGTTTCCCGGCTTCGCCTTCACCATCGTGCTGCTGGTGCTGGTGCTGATCCCGGGCATCGGGACGCTGTCCAACGGCTCTCGCGGCTGGTTCGTCATCGCCGGCTTCTCGATGCAGCCCTCCGAACTGGCCAAGATCGCCTTCGCCATCTGGGGCGCGCACCTGCTGGCCAGCCGCCGCATGGAGCGCGCGACGCTGCGCGAAATGCTGGTTCCGCTGGTGCCGGCCGCGGTGGTGGCGCTGGTGCTCATCGTCGCCCAGCCCGACCTGGGGCAGACGGTCTCGCTGGGCATCATCCTGCTGGCGCTGCTGTGGTACGCCGGTCTGCCGCTGAAGGTGTTCACCAGCTCGCTGTTGTCCGTGGTGTCCGCCGCCGTGATCCTGGCCCTCTCGGAGGGCTACCGCTCCGACCGGGTGCGGTCCTGGCTCGACCCCGACGCGGACCCGCAGAACGCCGGCTACCAGGCGCGTCAGGCGAAATTCGCCCTGGCCAACGGTGGCATCTTCGGCGACGGCCTGGGCCAGGGCACCGCGAAGTGGAATTACCTGCCCAACGCCCACAACGACTTCATCTTCGCCATCATCGGCGAGGAACTCGGCTTCATCGGCGGGTTCGGGCTGCTGGCGCTGTTCGGGCTGTTCGCCTACACCGGCATGCGGATCGCCAAACGGTCCGCCGATCCCTTCCTGCGGCTGTTGACCGCCGCCACCACCATGTGGGTGATCGGTCAGTCGTTCATCAACGTCGGCTACGTGATCGGCCTGCTGCCCGTCACCGGGATCCAGCTGCCCCTGATTTCCGCGGGCGGAACCTCCACGGCGACAACCC
It encodes:
- the ftsW gene encoding putative lipid II flippase FtsW, coding for MIGLLARLRRGAGPADAASADAATEDIAPAEPRTRFGAWLGRPMTSFHLIVAVAALLTTLGLIMVLSASGVESYGVDGSAWLIFGKQVLWTVIGLFGCYVALRMPVRFMRRMAFPGFAFTIVLLVLVLIPGIGTLSNGSRGWFVIAGFSMQPSELAKIAFAIWGAHLLASRRMERATLREMLVPLVPAAVVALVLIVAQPDLGQTVSLGIILLALLWYAGLPLKVFTSSLLSVVSAAVILALSEGYRSDRVRSWLDPDADPQNAGYQARQAKFALANGGIFGDGLGQGTAKWNYLPNAHNDFIFAIIGEELGFIGGFGLLALFGLFAYTGMRIAKRSADPFLRLLTAATTMWVIGQSFINVGYVIGLLPVTGIQLPLISAGGTSTATTLFMIGIMANAARHEPEAVAALRAGQDDRMNRILRLPLPEPYSPTRIEALRDRLRSRPEQPARPRAAARTSTRQRPAPQAQARAASRGTRRTGQNGGGRRHAGPRPTGGRARALEGQR
- the mraY gene encoding phospho-N-acetylmuramoyl-pentapeptide-transferase → MIMILIAAGVALLVAILLTPVLIRVFTKQGFGQEIREDGPASHHSKRGTPSMGGVAIVAGIWAGYLTAELAGLVFYGTGPTASGLLVLGLATALGGVGFVDDMIKIRRSRNLGLNKTAKTIGQVTAATLFGLLVLCFRNSSGLTPGSLQLSYVRDIATVTLPPALFVLFVIVIVSAWSNAVNFTDGLDGLAAGSMAMVSAAYVLITVMQHRNACAIAPGLGCYNVRDPLDLALIAAATAGACIGFLWWNAAPAKIFMGDTGSLALGGVIAGMSITTRTEILAVVLGGLFVAEITSVVIQIVAFRSTGRRVFRMAPFHHHFELAGWAETTVIIRFWLLTAIACGLGVSMFYGEWFTVVGG
- a CDS encoding UDP-N-acetylmuramoyl-tripeptide--D-alanyl-D-alanine ligase gives rise to the protein MIALTVAQVAEIVGGRLADITPEKAERTIVTGTVEFDSRRITPGALFLALPGARSDGHDHAASAVEAGAVAVLAARPVGVPAIVVSPGDAASDSRSGALEHDDPAGSGAAVLAALAKLAAAVSATLVAGGLKIIGVTGSSGKTSTKDLIAAVLAPLGEVVAPPGSFNNELGHPWTVLRADESTDFLVLELSARHRGNIAALAAIAPPQIAVVLNVGTAHLGEFGSREAIAQTKAELVQAVPESGVAILNVDDSAVAAMADQTVARVVRVSRSAPADVWAGPVVLDELARPRFTLHYGPQGANGVAVALGVSGDHQVSNALCAAAVARECGATPQQVADALAGAGPASRHRMQVSTRADGVIVIDDSYNANPDSMRVALQALAWIARTEPAPGSPTPAGRRRSWAVLGEMAELGEDAISEHDRIGRLAVRLDVSRLIVVGVGRSMGAMLHGAVMEGSWGAEATAVPDVDAALALLRAELQAGDVVLVKASNSAGLTALAQALAADDAGERR
- the murD gene encoding UDP-N-acetylmuramoyl-L-alanine--D-glutamate ligase — protein: MTGRAVLTALAPLGLELTLCDDNVAALGDHQVSGCSPAAAAAQIGDYALVVTSPGFDPATPLLAAAVAAGVPIWGDVELAWRLDAAGRYGPPRRWLVVTGTNGKTTTTSMLYAMLTAAGMPAQLCGNIGNPVLDVLSSAPERADEVLAVELSSFQLHWAPSLRPEAGVVLNIAEDHLDWHGSMAAYTAAKARALSGRVAVAGMDDARAAAVLQTSEAPVKVGFRLGEPASGELGVRDGMLVDRAFAAGDVVLAPVATLPVSGPVGILDALAAAALARSVGVPPQAIADALASFQVGRHRAELVVVDGGVRYVDDSKATNPHAAEASVLAHPRVVWVAGGLLKGAAIEPTVARIADRLAGAILIGRDRAEVAKALSRHAPDVPVVHVVTGEDGGMADAAVSPVTRVVQVADGLQESLGSRVMTAVVAAARGLARPGDTVLLAPAGASFDQFAGYGARGDAFAAAARAAAGSV
- a CDS encoding UDP-N-acetylmuramoyl-L-alanyl-D-glutamate--2,6-diaminopimelate ligase, whose translation is MVPALRPDAGAGSSLRALAAQIGAVAVTGDVVPELPITGLTLRAQGVRPGDLFAALPGASTHGARFAPDALARGAVAVLSDGAGAALIAEHAVASGVPVLVHPAPRAVLGELAAQVYGHPCERVTVIGITGTSGKTTTTYLVEAGLRAAGRIAGLIGTVGVRIDGADLPSALTTPEAPALQALLAAMAQRGVDTAVMEVSSHALTLGRVDGTRFAVGAFTNLSRDHLDFHPSMADYFEAKARLFDPASPLHAARSVVCVDDDAGAAMAARANAPVTVSATGRPADWSVEQVRSGGSRGREFVAVDPAGVHHRIGIGLPGDYNIANTLVALAVLDAVGVSPEQAAPGLRAARVPGRMEPIDRGQDFLALVDYAHKPGALAAVLATLRHELRDTSGRLAVVFGAGGDRDAGKRAPMGRIAADTADLVVVTDDNPRGEDPGEIRRAVLAGAAQGSAEVVEIGDRRAAIEHAVAWARPGDVVLVAGKGHETGQTAGGHTATFDDRVELAQALEAREQHR
- a CDS encoding peptidoglycan D,D-transpeptidase FtsI family protein, whose translation is MRRAARGSGPTRRDEGPAAAGKRKTRRAATAKAGKAAKAGKETKVAPATEHSARERRTRPVAELGVRSASFVFRHRVGNAVIFLVLALSAAQLFSLQVPRASGLRAEAAGQLKVTDVQQALRGDIIDRTGDKLAFTIEARALSFQPAKIRKQLAEAKKKDPSAPDPELRLQEIAKEVSQRLGNKPDAAALLKKLRSDETFVYLARAVDPAVAEVITEKCPEVGSERQDLRQYPGGSLAANIIGGIDWDGHGLLGLEDSMDAVLAGTDGSITYDRGSDGVVIPGSYRNRHRAVNGSTVQLTIDDDIQFYVQQQVQQAKNLSGAHDVTAVVLDAHSGEVLAMAGDNTFDPSQDIGRQEDRELGNRAVSSPFEPGSVNKIVTAASVLEYGLGHPDEVLQVPGSINIADVTVRDAWEHGVVPYTMTGIFGKSSNVGTLMLAQRVGPERWFDMVEKFGLGQRTGVALPGESAGLVPPVDQWSGSSFANLPIGQGLSMTLLQMAGMYQAIANDGLRIPPRIIKATIGPDGARAEEPRPEGIRVVSEQTAATVRNMLRSVVQRDPTGVQQGTGWQAAVDGYQIAGKTGTAQQINPACGCYYDDVYWITFAGIAPADNPRYVIGLMMNNPHRAADGSPGTSAAPLFHNIAGWLLQRHNVPLSPDPGPPLVLQAM
- the rsmH gene encoding 16S rRNA (cytosine(1402)-N(4))-methyltransferase RsmH, coding for MHARASWPLSEPTLTYFPNVRFAPSGRDLEARAADRAFHGAQRGGAAVAEQGEFGHVPVLLERSVQLLAPALTRQSADGDGATLVDATLGAGGHTERFLTEFPGLRVIGLDRDTTALSIAGARLARFSDRLTMVHTRYDGIAAALAESGLAPTGSVDAVLFDLGVSSMQLDRAERGFSYAQDAPLDMRMDPDGELTAADIVNTYDAAALTDILRRYGEERFAARIASHIVRRRAQTPFTSTGQLTELLYEAIPAPARRTGGHPAKRTFQALRIAVNGELDSLRAALPAALDALTVGGRVAVMAYQSLEDRIVKQLFAAATASRTPVGLPVELPGDEPKFISLTRGAERAEADEVERNPRAGSVRLRAVERVQAGPIVASRGK